From the genome of Armatimonadota bacterium, one region includes:
- a CDS encoding 16S rRNA (uracil(1498)-N(3))-methyltransferase has protein sequence MTLTRRRFYAAPQLLDQEFLSFAPREGHHIARVLRLRPGTRMVVFDGRREADVELIEVGPSGVTARRMGPPSVSRRPVEIALIQGIPRSPRMDLVVRMGTEIGLSAIHPALTERTVIEPGAARVDRWRRVAQEAARQCGRGDTPEIHTPAPLVEALAAVGPVDLFVVPWESEARPIGEVVAERLFHTAAILIGPEGGLTDGDVAAARAAGGQAVSLGALVLRTETAGLVATAMLLYERLLRPMSVPSEETRD, from the coding sequence ATGACCTTGACGCGCCGCCGCTTCTACGCCGCGCCGCAATTACTCGATCAAGAGTTCCTTTCCTTCGCGCCGCGCGAAGGACACCACATCGCGAGGGTGCTGCGGCTGCGGCCCGGCACCAGGATGGTCGTTTTCGACGGCCGCCGCGAGGCCGATGTGGAACTCATCGAGGTCGGCCCCTCCGGCGTGACCGCACGGCGCATGGGACCGCCGTCCGTGTCGCGACGTCCGGTGGAGATCGCGCTGATTCAGGGCATACCGCGCAGCCCCAGGATGGACCTGGTCGTGCGGATGGGCACCGAGATAGGGCTCTCTGCCATACATCCGGCCCTGACCGAGCGTACGGTTATCGAACCGGGTGCGGCGCGCGTGGACCGCTGGCGCAGGGTGGCGCAGGAAGCGGCCAGGCAGTGCGGGAGGGGCGATACCCCGGAGATCCACACGCCCGCGCCGCTGGTCGAAGCGCTGGCGGCCGTGGGTCCGGTGGACCTGTTCGTCGTGCCATGGGAGAGCGAGGCCCGCCCGATCGGCGAGGTAGTGGCGGAACGCCTGTTCCACACGGCCGCGATTCTGATCGGGCCCGAGGGCGGACTTACGGACGGGGACGTTGCCGCTGCCCGCGCAGCCGGAGGGCAGGCGGTTTCGCTGGGCGCGCTGGTCCTGCGAACGGAGACCGCCGGACTGGTCGCGACCGCCATGCTCCTATACGAGCGCCTGCTACGCCCCATGTCTGTACCCTCCGAGGAGACCCGGGATTGA